agattttttCAGCTCTTCCAAGAAAACTTGCTTCAGCCCTTTTGGGTCCTTAACCATGTTTCTATCATGGGAAGGTAGGGTTAAATTACTATTGGACCCTTCAAGAAAGGAGCCTAAGTGATTACCTCCTTTTGTTACTATCTCCTTGCAAAGTGTGGCCCAAAACTTGATGAAATGATGAAGAGACTTGCCATCCGCAACAAGGTGGTTGAAAGTGAGACAAATAGCGAATCCAGAATTCGGTATCATGGTTACTTGAATCGCCATTAGAGGGATCACACGAGTGCCATTCTCTAAGGTATCTTGTGGAGGCAAAGAAGGAACAAAAGGGTGCCAATCTCTTGCATTTTGTGGTGAATCAGATACAAGAAGATTGAAATCAGCTTTGGACTCCGCAACCGTGAAAGCAACTGAGTCGCTACCTATGTACATtgcataaacataaataaataatataaaaaatatttaaaaaataataaaaaataataataaaattatcagtattaattattttttattatgagtgAGGAGTATTAAAaacagtaatttttgtgatttgtagttatcaaataattatcaataataattttaatggtataaaattttatacaataattttttttattttttttgctgattAGGTATTGAACAGAATTTAATAAAATCCCTACCCATAAACTTTtccttttatataatattaatgtcTAACTAAGGATCAAAATATCGCCCTCTAACATTTCTCTAAAGAAAAATGAGACTAAAGAGTCGATAATCCGTACCTTGGTGATAGCGCATGAAAGGTTCGTGGGGTGGTGGAGGCCAGATGAGTTTGGAGGCGAAAGGGAAAAAGTGTTGAAGAGTGAGGGAAAGAGAGTGTTTGAGAGGAGGGAGTGATGATTGAAGGAAGTGGTTGGTAGGGTAAGGGAAGTCATAGAAGAAGATGCGCTTCACGGGGTGGCATAGGAACCATTGAATATCGAAGAAAGTGAAGGGGAGTGTGGTTGAGGGAAGAGAGCCTTGTGGTGGAGCAACTTGACAATTTTCTATTATCTTCACCTCACCATAGTTGTCGGTCTCAGGAGCCATGATCGATTATGTGATTGTACACTGATGTGTGCCGCATATACTAAAGGAAGTGTTAATAAGGAACACTCGTTCAgtgttttttttttggtagacttcttgttctttaaatgcaACTACGAATCTACAACAAcactcgttttttttttctttttttgctttttatttttgtccgttacttttgttattattactattatcatAAGAGAATCTCTCAAGTGCAACACAGCAGATGAATTTGACGTATATGTGATGTATGTAATCAAATATAATTTGAGTAATGTTGGGAAGAAAATaagcaaaaattaatttatttaatttaatatttataattttatgtatgtaatatttataattatatatttattttattagtaattaCTGAATACAAAAtatgataattttaaattatttaaattgatttttattatttttaaataatttttttataatttaatggtGTCCGCATCTATATGAACGAAATCATTGATAGATATTGATATATAACTATATTAAAATCTACTTTAATTTGCTATTGGATATTTTGAtgcaggatatatatatatatatatataacttaaatGAGAAatgttagaaattaattttttgtagttaattttttaaataactattttatttattttagattttaaatattaaattgtaattttttaataactttaaatttttaaaataaaataaaataataataattaaaaaatttttaatttctaatatttttctaatttaaatcgACCGATCTGGAGGTTTGGTCATTTTAAGAGTATACTATCCCCACCTTGTCtggaagattttaattttaatagcgACTTAGCATCATATTAATATTATTCAACTACTCCTCGAAGAACTCATGGCAtagtttctttattattattattattattattattattattattattattattattattattattattattgattgacaggcatagctttttcaattttttattattatttttgttcataataacatttaaaaatataaattttttaaaattatattggtctattttaatattataaattataacagataaaatttttaaaattaaattatttttacaaaatatatatcATAAGAGACAAAAATTTTCATAATCAACTAAGACAATCAGAATTTTtacagataaaaaaattaaataataaattatttaattattatttttatataaaaatataattttttatcaataattaattttaatatttattatttaaaattttaaaaatttaaaatatatatttttatatttattaggtATTAATTCTAtcgaacaaataaaaataattaatatttatactttttattttaaaaaaaaaatattttttcaatctttttatttcTAACTCTCTCTGTATAtgtaattagatattagtataaaaaatttatattgataatcataaaattaacgtaaaattatttttttaaaataattaaattttaattttaattattaatcataatattaatattctcttcaaattatatgtaataaatatttgaaaaaagagaagtgaaatatagattaaaaagatatacatgataaaaatttaaaattaaataaaaaaagtatgtatataatagtaataatactatattttttatgtgaataatattataagattattttttaattatatttaattataaatttaatgtattttttataatttaatgaatttgttttattatattattttattaattttattttttgtagaatagaAATGTAggaaaatagagaatgagagagaaagtttaagaagaaggagagagagattattaattttgaaaaaaaaaaaattttaattgtaatgaaaaatatattataatatattttagtttgtcaaattaataatataaaatataaattataagttatatatagagtgagaagAGTAGGAAAAAATAGAGAAGGAGAGAGATAGATAAAATGAGTAAaagaagggagtttattaattttgaaaaaaaatgtttcaTCTCAATTTTAATGTGAGTGAGTGTAatgtgacacattttagttattaaattagtaatataatatagttatattttaattttaattttgattttaatcacaattaaataatgttatattgtatattttgattgtcaaatttgtaattaatcaTGATATATAAGAGAGACACAGTGGGTGAAGGAATGAAGgagatagaaaaaaaaagtagagaCACTACATGAAAAACGTTGAATACCGTCGAATTTAGCGTCGGGTTTAGAGGCGGATTTATTGGTGGATTTTGCAATGAATTCGTCGGGTAAAAGATTTACCGTCGAATTCTGGTTTACAACGGTAATAATTAGAAGGAAAAGCGAAATATTGGCGCCATGATAACCGTCGGATTTACAGGCAAATAAATCCGATGGTACCTTGATTAGTGAAAGGTTGCGTTTTGGCCAATCGCAAAGCTTTATCCACCAGTAAATTCGACGATAAGTGTGCTCTAAATTTAAACTGCGAATCCTCTTTCCCCTCATTTTGAATTACTCTCTCTCTTTAACCCTCTTGTCTCCCACTCTCTCTTTAACCTTCTCCCCCATCTCTCAACATTCCCTTCGGCAGCCTCTTCTAACGGTCCTCTCTCGTCGTTTGAACTGAACCGATCGAATCGAATCGTCATTGTTGGTGTCGCAGTTGTTGCTGCCACCTCTGTTGTCGCTGCTCCCTCGAAGTATTatctccttcttctatttttttaatttggctaTGGTTTGATATTAGATGACCATTGATTAGAATAGATTCTAAATTGATTATAAATTTGAAgttgagaatatattttaaattgtGTTATTGTTTGTTGTTTAACTAGAtactcaattaattaattaataatataaatcatATAATGTCTAGTATAACTTAAATTTAgagtatatttataatattagctTAAATAAGGTTtagtaatttatataaattagaatttaaagttttgatttgaatttataaAAGCATATGAAGTAACAGGTTTTAGATAATATTTAATATCATCAATCTTGAGTCGAATTAGAAAGAAAACATCATTAGTATTTAATAATGATTGATGATATGCTTGTTTTAGTAGTATTAAAGTTTGAGAATAGATTCTCTAATATTAGTTAGGTTTAAATTTAAGAGttctaattttgtaaaattttgaatttaaatatattttaattgttgTGCGGTTTATCACCGTGAAGGTTAGCACCTTTTAAGGGAGGTTATGTCAAAATTTCttccaaataatataattttggaAGAATTTGTGTTAATTAGTATGCTTTTTGCAGACATGATGACAGGTAGAGATGTCACGGATCAGTCTTGTGGTCGTAACCGTGGTAGAAGGAGGTTTTCTTTTAGTATTCCTGAGACTTCTCAGTCGTTCCCCTCTATTCCGACTATCCGGTGACGTCATAGACAATGAATACACCGAACTAGTTGTTCATCATGGTGCCTAATCCTAACTATGTGGCTCCTTCTACCTCGATGACACCGCTTCCATCCGCTTAGCAACCTACTATCTTGATGATGCTACCTCCAGTGACAAAGGAGCACGGCGTGACGGAAGAACACGACTCGAGGGAGGAGTACGGTGAAAAAAGAGTGCAGAGCGATGAGAAGCGCAGGGCATGGAAGGATAGGGGAGGAGCGCAGCAACGGAAGAGGAGTGTGAGGTGCTACGGATATAAATTTTATGAGCGGGTTTAATGAAGTGAAATTTGTGTTTTGAAATATTTAAGGGATGTTTTGAGTGTGTTgggatttaaaattaaattgttgaattttagttttagccaaattattttttttaatttgtattttaaattaaaaaaatattaaatttatttaaatgtatttattttaattttttttgaaattagtataataaaaagttgtttaaaagataaatttaaaagatatttagtCGTACCAGAATACCGATAAAGTTAAACTATATAAacaacatcataaaatgcaagtaCATATATAATGACCACATAAAATAAACTACGTAGGGAAATCATGATCGATGTTTTGGAGGTGTTGTTCGAAAATTTTGATGAATTTCTTCATTCGGATCCTCTCAAGTGCAATTCCAATCTCAACTGCTCCTTCGTTGTTCCTACAATCCGAAAGAGAAAATGCTCCTGCTGATTCAACATGAACTGCTACAGATTTCTTAGGCTTTCCCCACCCAAAATCAGTTTCATAAACTCCTAATTTTGGAGACCCTGCCACCACAGTTATACTACGACATTTATTTAATTCTCTAGCATAGGGGACAAAACTTTCAACCCTTGTTAATGCATCATTTCTCAGATTTCTAATCTCCCTGTCAATTCCACTTGCTGCCTCAAAAATCCCATGATAACAATCACCATTATTTTCTCCAACTAGCTCACCCCTCTTGAGTCTCACATATCCAGACAATAAGCAATTCCCAAAGTAATTTGAAGGTATTGATAACTCAGAACGGCCACGGTAATCAGCTAGAATTATGAAATAGCAAACTTCATCatcaaaattcttattattatgatgatgattgCCTTCGGTTTGTTCTTCTGATTGCATCATGCAAACCCAAATCAATGAACACGTGACCACAAACGTTGACATGTGTAATAACGTATTAGAACCATAGGTGTCACGGTATTTAAGAGACACAAATTTCTTGAGTTTCTCAACTTGGCTATGGTTTAGGACAAGAGTTGCACGTACCATGGTGTTACTATTGACAGGGACTTGAGAATTCATCAAGTTGTTGTTCTTCCTCAGCAAATCTCTTACCTCTTCCATGTAAACATGTTTAAGCCCTTTCGGGTCCTTAACTATGTCTCTATCATGAAAAGGAAGAGACAAAAAACTAGATTCTTTAACATCTTCATCATTTGTTCCACTACCTCTTGTTATTATTTGCTTGCAAAGATTGGCCCAAAACTTGATGAAATGATGAAGCGAGTAGCCATCGGCGGCGAGATGGCTGAATGTTAGAGAAATGGCGAAGGCAGTGTTTGGAAGAACAGTGACTTGAATGGCCATGAGAGGCATAACAAGCGTACCATCCTCCATGGTAACCTTAGGTGGCAAAGAAGCGATCAAAGGGTGTAGAAAGCGAACATCTTGTGGCGAATCAGATACGAGTAAGGAAAAGTCTGCTTTAGACTCTGCAATGGTGAAAGAGAGTGAGTCGAGACCGTCAAGAAAACGGATGAAGGGGAGATTTGGGGAGGGAGGTACGATGAGGTTGGAGGCGAATGGAAAGAAGTGTTGGAGGGAAAGGGAGAGGGAGTGTTTGAGAGGAGGGAGTGATGATTGAAGGAAGTGGTTGGTGGAGTGAGGGAAGTCATAGAAGAAGATGCGCTTAATCGGATGGCATAGGAACCATGGGATATCCAAGTAAGTGAGGGGAACAATGGTGGTGGTGGAGGCAAGAGACCCTTCTGGTGGTGCAACTTTACATTCTTCTATGATCTTCACTTGCTCATGCTtcttgttggtggtggtggtggtggtgtgagCAGCCATGATCATGCACTTGTTTTTTGTTAGATATGACATACAATGTGGTACAGGCTAAGCTAAGGAGATATAATATAAAGTTGCATTCATAAATTCACCCCAGCGGCTTTTATAAATTCCATAAATATATTAGatatatatcttaaaaaaaaaaaaaagtgcccagagccaacaatttttgtattttgtaactattaattgattattaatagtctttttaatggtatgaaattatatttaatgatgaaagatcactcattttttttcacttttctttttgATAGTTAAAAAAAACATTATTCTCTATGTTAACcgaaaatgagaataaatttatattataataaatttttaataaatttattcagCAAGTATTGTAATTCTTTgagatctttttatcttatttttaaatgaGTCTAATTAAATCTGTTttta
This region of Arachis hypogaea cultivar Tifrunner chromosome 8, arahy.Tifrunner.gnm2.J5K5, whole genome shotgun sequence genomic DNA includes:
- the LOC112707065 gene encoding coumaroyl-CoA:anthocyanidin 3-O-glucoside-6''-O-coumaroyltransferase 1, with the translated sequence MAPETDNYGEVKIIENCQVAPPQGSLPSTTLPFTFFDIQWFLCHPVKRIFFYDFPYPTNHFLQSSLPPLKHSLSLTLQHFFPFASKLIWPPPPHEPFMRYHQGSDSVAFTVAESKADFNLLVSDSPQNARDWHPFVPSLPPQDTLENGTRVIPLMAIQVTMIPNSGFAICLTFNHLVADGKSLHHFIKFWATLCKEIVTKGGNHLGSFLEGSNSNLTLPSHDRNMVKDPKGLKQVFLEELKKSYFESLEFRGLVKDVSTNKARGTLVVTRDQVDKLKKWVSLKYSDTHGDNSESLQHISTFVVTSSLVWVSIMETEEQCNNNKYDENCHLVFLADCRGHVEFCVPQNYFGNCLDSGFVTFKRGDILGENGIVRVASAIESELGNMIIYVMRPLLLLF
- the LOC112707066 gene encoding coumaroyl-CoA:anthocyanidin 3-O-glucoside-6''-O-coumaroyltransferase 1, which gives rise to MSYLTKNKCMIMAAHTTTTTTNKKHEQVKIIEECKVAPPEGSLASTTTIVPLTYLDIPWFLCHPIKRIFFYDFPHSTNHFLQSSLPPLKHSLSLSLQHFFPFASNLIVPPSPNLPFIRFLDGLDSLSFTIAESKADFSLLVSDSPQDVRFLHPLIASLPPKVTMEDGTLVMPLMAIQVTVLPNTAFAISLTFSHLAADGYSLHHFIKFWANLCKQIITRGSGTNDEDVKESSFLSLPFHDRDIVKDPKGLKHVYMEEVRDLLRKNNNLMNSQVPVNSNTMVRATLVLNHSQVEKLKKFVSLKYRDTYGSNTLLHMSTFVVTCSLIWVCMMQSEEQTEGNHHHNNKNFDDEVCYFIILADYRGRSELSIPSNYFGNCLLSGYVRLKRGELVGENNGDCYHGIFEAASGIDREIRNLRNDALTRVESFVPYARELNKCRSITVVAGSPKLGVYETDFGWGKPKKSVAVHVESAGAFSLSDCRNNEGAVEIGIALERIRMKKFIKIFEQHLQNIDHDFPT